From one Lolium rigidum isolate FL_2022 chromosome 4, APGP_CSIRO_Lrig_0.1, whole genome shotgun sequence genomic stretch:
- the LOC124650266 gene encoding transcription factor TGAL5-like, translating to MPKAWILRELQPAAAAYFGELEEALIHGTYTAAGVDPVMIEGDVHTKSAAGYLAARPPTLEIFPSWPMSHLQQPYSANSQSVGSTDSSSAQNTMSQAELVSPVSMRTDSGQPQEVLMVTIDDYNYNQGLGPAPAATPSFQQHAGGAQDKRKHGSTRKDGTSLDPKTERRLAQNREAARKSRLRKKAYVQQLETGRIRLQQIEQELQRGRSQGLLTGGCSAPGEMSSGAVMFDMEYARWLDEDSKYMTGIQGALQAQVLDGNLGTIVEECIRHYDELFHLRAVLARSDVFHLMTGMWATQSERCFLWMAGFRPSEILKMLIPQLDPLTEQQLVGMCNLQQSSEQAEEALAQGLQQLHQSLADAVGAGPLNDGADVANYTSLMALALDRLDNLESFYRQADNLRQQTLHRIRRILTTRQTARCFLSLGEYHRRLRALSSIWASRPRENFIMTENVSSTGAEFQAIHQSQQNQFSGL from the exons ATGCCTAAGGCCTGGATCCT GAGGGAGTTGCAACCTGCAGCCGCTGCTTACtttggtgagttggaggaggccCTTATCCATGGCACCTATACTGCTGCTGGTGTCGATCCTGTCATGATAGAAGGTGATGTCCACACCAAGT CGGCAGCAGGATATCTTGCAGCTAGGCCCCCCACTCTGGAGATCTTCCCTTCCTGGCCAATGAGTCATCTACAGCAGCCATACAGT GCGAACTCGCAGTCAGTAGGGAGCACTGACTCCAGCTCCGCTCAGAACACAATGTCACAGGCCGAGTTGGTGTCCCCAGTCAGTATGAGGACCGACTCTGGCCAGCCGCAGGAGGTGTTGATGGTGACCATTGATGATTACAACTACAACCAAGGACTCGGGCCAGCGCCAGCTGCTACACCAAGCTTTCAGCAACATGCAGGAGGAGCCCAAGATAAG aggaagcatggatccaCAAGAAAAGATGGCACGTCGTTGGATCCAAAG ACCGAAAGGCGACTGGCTCAGAACAGAGAAGCTGCAAGGAAGAGCAGGCTGAGGAAAAAG GCATATGTTCAGCAGTTAGAAACAGGCCGGATTAGGCTTCAGCAAATCGAGCAAGAGCTTCAGAGAGGACGTTCACAG GGTCTGCTCACCGGAGGATGCAGTGCGCCCGGAGAAATGAGTTCTG GCGCCGTGATGTTCGACATGGAGTACGCCCGATGGTTAGATGAAGACAGCAAGTATATGACCGGGATTCAGGGTGCATTGCAGGCCCAAGTCCTCGACGGGAACCTTGGAACTATCGTTGAAGAATGCATCCGGCACTACGACGAGctgttccacttgagggccgtgcTCGCCAGGTCCGACGTCTTCCACCTCATGACCGGAATGTGGGCAACGCAGTCTGAGCGGTGCTTCCTCTGGATGGCCGGGTTCCGGCCCTCGGAAATCCTCAAG ATGCTGATACCTCAGCTCGATCCACTGACGGAGCAGCAGCTGGTGGGGATGTGCAATCTGCAGCAGTCATCGGAGCAGGCTGAGGAGGCGCTAGCGCAGGGGCTTCAACAGCTGCACCAGTCGCTGGCCGATGCGGTGGGCGCTGGCCCTCTCAACGACGGTGCAGATGTTGCCAACTATACCAGTCTCATGGCCCTAGCACTTGACAGGCTCGACAATCTCGAGAGCTTTTATCGTCAG GCTGATAATCTGAGACAGCAAACCTTGCATCGCATTCGGCGGATTCTGACCACCAGACAGACAGCTCGGTGTTTCCTCTCCCTCGGAGAGTATCATCGCCGTCTCCGTGCTCTCAGCTCCATCTGGGCTTCCCGTCCTCGCGA GAACTTCATCATGACAGAGAATGTCAGCTCTACAGGAGCAGAATTTCAGGctattcatcaatctcaacaaaacCAGTTTTCCGGCCTCTGA
- the LOC124707529 gene encoding uncharacterized protein LOC124707529 isoform X2, with protein sequence MGARTVPEKGRPRVMRAGTFAREMESAARAPATADPAQVPSSSRMCVASSCPGDFLRPHGRIGPSVSRVRGFQTSGGEEERWAVDGATSKSCHDADEAWHCFFCRAPAA encoded by the exons ATGGGAGCAAGAACAGTGCCCGAAAAAGGGCGCCCAAGGGTGATGAGAGCAGGAACCTTTGCACGGGAGATGGAGTCTGCAGCGCGTGCCCCTGCGACGGCGGACCCTGCACAGGTGCCGTCTTCTTCCCGCATGTGCGTCGCCTCGTCATGCCCCGGCGACTTCCTCCGGCCGCACGGCCGCATCGGACCCAGCGTCTCCAGGGTGAGAG GATTCCAGACTTCTGGTGGGGAGGAAGAACGCTGGGCTGTTGATGGAGCCACTTCCAAATCATGTCATGATGCCGATGAGGCATGGCATTGTTTCTTCTGCCGGGCGCCGGCAGCATGA
- the LOC124707529 gene encoding uncharacterized protein LOC124707529 isoform X1 has translation MGARTVPEKGRPRVMRAGTFAREMESAARAPATADPAQDSRLLVGRKNAGLLMEPLPNHVMMPMRHGIVSSAGRRQHDLKIRNSGNLYWSCWIHSRWPLGAERASYLLWWRGMMNTAGSHGRSPFP, from the exons ATGGGAGCAAGAACAGTGCCCGAAAAAGGGCGCCCAAGGGTGATGAGAGCAGGAACCTTTGCACGGGAGATGGAGTCTGCAGCGCGTGCCCCTGCGACGGCGGACCCTGCACAG GATTCCAGACTTCTGGTGGGGAGGAAGAACGCTGGGCTGTTGATGGAGCCACTTCCAAATCATGTCATGATGCCGATGAGGCATGGCATTGTTTCTTCTGCCGGGCGCCGGCAGCATGACCTGAAGATACGTAACTCAGGCAATCTCTATTGGTCTTGCTGGATACACTCAC GCTGGCCACTCGGCGCCGAGCGAGCAAGCTACCTGTTGTGGTGGCGGGGAATGATGAACACTGCCGGCAGTCACGGGCGCTCACCTTTTCCCTAA